A region from the Vicia villosa cultivar HV-30 ecotype Madison, WI linkage group LG3, Vvil1.0, whole genome shotgun sequence genome encodes:
- the LOC131660191 gene encoding mannan endo-1,4-beta-mannosidase 7-like: MKHKLLFLTLVFLVLYVEADDVGFVKTRGVQLMLNDTPYYANGFNAYWLMYIASDPSQRNKVSTTFQEATNHELNIIRTWAFSDGGYKPLQYSPGSYNEEMFQGLDFVMSEARKYGMKVILSLVNNYESFGGKKQYVEWARSEGQSINSEDDFFTNSVVKGYYKNHIKTVLTRHNNLSGVAYKDDPTIMAWELMNEIRCSSDHSGNSVQGWISEMASYLKSIDGNHLLEAGLEGFYGQSKTNSNPNFQVGTDFIANNQISNIDFATLHSYPDQWLSSSSYEDRLSFLSEWLNEHIQDAQNILHKPLLFAEFGISTKNLGNNSSTLRDKFFNTVYSSIYSSASGGGTAVGGLFWQLLAQGMDSFRDDYEVILAESPSTSALISQESRKLKRIRKMYAKLHKH; encoded by the exons ATGAAGCATAAGTTGTTGTTTCTAACTCTAGTTTTCTTAGTTCTTTATGTAGAAGCAGATGATGTTGGGTTTGTGAAAACAAGAGGAGTACAGCTTATGCTGAATGACACCCCTTATTATGCCAATGGTTTTAACGCATATTGGTTAATGTACATTGCTTCTGATCCATCTCAAAGAAACAAAGTATCAACAACTTTTCAAGAAGCTACAAATCATGAACTTAACATAATTAGAACTTGGGCTTTCAGTGATGGTGGTTATAAACCACTGCAATACTCACCTGGATCCTACAATGAGGAAATGTTCCAG GGGTTGGACTTTGTGATGAGTGAAGCTAGAAAATATGGAATGAAGGTGATTTTGAGTTTGGTGAACAATTATGAGAGTTTTGGTGGGAAGAAACAATATGTTGAATGGGCAAGGAGTGAGGGACAGTCCATAAATTCTGAAGATGATTTCTTCACTAATAGTGTTGTGAAGGGTTACTATAAAAACCACATTAAG ACAGTGCTTACAAGACATAATAACTTGAGTGGAGTTGCTTACAAAGATGACCCTACTATAATGGCTTGGGAGCTTATGAATGAGATTAGATGCTCTTCAGACCATTCAGGAAATTCAGTTCAG GGTTGGATTAGTGAGATGGCATCTTACTTGAAATCCATTGATGGAAACCATTTGCTTGAAGCTGGTTTAGAAGGTTTCTACGGACAATCAAAAACAAACTCTAATCCTAACTTCCAAGTAGGAACCGATTTCATTGCAAACAACCAAATCTCCAACATCGATTTTGCAACACTACATTCCTACCCAGATCAATG GTTATCAAGTTCAAGCTATGAAGACCGACTCTCTTTCTTAAGTGAGTGGCTCAATGAGCACATCCAAGATGCACAAAACATCCTTCACAAGCCACTTCTATTTGCAGAATTTGGAATTTCCACTAAAAACTTGGGCAATAATAGCTCAACACTGAGGGATAAGTTTTTCAATACAGTATATTCATCTATATATTCATCAGCAAGTGGCGGTGGAACTGCTGTTGGTGGCTTGTTTTGGCAACTTCTTGCTCAAGGGATGGATTCTTTCCGAGATGATTACGAAGTGATTTTAGCTGAGAGTCCCTCAACATCAGCCTTGATTTCTCAAGAGTCTCGAAAACTAAAACGAATTCGCAAGATGTATGCCAAACTTCACAAACATTGA
- the LOC131660190 gene encoding glucose-1-phosphate adenylyltransferase large subunit 2, chloroplastic-like has translation MDSSTLSTLTTTLSRTRNTVFLGETSRFCTIQSPKTSQSRFILRNFKPTTTHAVLTTGINDFEESTTFQDGPYFDTPKADPKSVASIILGGGAGTRLFPLTSKRAKPAVPIGGCYRLIDVPMSNCINSGIRKIFILTQYNSFSLNRHLSRAYNFGNVSTYGEGFVEVLAATQTSGEAGKKWFQGTADAVRQFLWVFEDAKTKNVEHILILSGDHLYRMNYMDFVQKHIDTNADITVSCLPMDDSRASDYGLMKIDGTGRIIQFAEKPKGSDLKAMRVDTTVLGLSPEEAKEQPYIASMGVYVFRTETLLELLKLNGSTCNDFGSEIIPSAVNGHNVQAFLFNDYWEDIGTIKSFFDANLALTEPYPKFQFYDPKTPFFTSPRFLPPTKVEKCKIVDAIISHGCFLRECSVQHSIVGIRSRLESGVELQDTMMMGADYYQTEAEIASLLAEGNVPIGVGENTKIRNCIIDKNAKIGRNVIITNADGVEEADKTKEGLYIRSGITVILKNATIKDGTVI, from the exons atggaTTCATCAACACTCTCAACTCTTACTACAACTCTTTCTAGAACCAGAAACACTGTTTTCTTAGGTGAAACTTCAAGATTCTGTACCATTCAATCACCCAAAACTTCTCAATCTCGCTTCATTCTTAGAAACTTCAAGCCTACAACAACTCATGCTGTTCTCACTACAGGGATCAATGATTTTGAAGAATCCACG ACTTTTCAAGATGGACCCTATTTTGATACTCCTAAAGCTGACCCTAAAAGTGTTGCTTCAATCATTTTGGGTGGTGGTGCTGGAACTCGCCTTTTTCCTCTTACTAGCAAAAGAGCTAAACCTGCt GTTCCAATTGGAGGGTGTTATAGGCTTATTGATGTTCCTATGAGCAATTGCATCAACAGTGGGATTAGGAAAATATTCATCTTGACACAGTACAATTCTTTCTCCCTCAACCGGCATTTGTCTCGCGCGTATAATTTTGGAAATGTTTCTACTTATGGGGAGGGTTTTGTGGAG GTATTGGCTGCGACTCAAACGTCTGGAGAAGCTGGGAAGAAGTGGTTCCAAGGGACAGCGGATGCTGTGAGGcaatttttatgggtttttgag GATGCTAAGACTAAGAATGTTGAGCATATATTGATACTTTCCGGTGATCATCTTTACCGGATGAACTATATGGATTTTGTCCAG AAACACATCGACACAAATGCTGATATCACAGTTTCATGTCTTCCCATGGACGACAG TCGAGCATCAGATTATGGGTTGATGAAAATTGACGGAACGGGACGGATTATACAGTTTGCGGAAAAACCTAAAGGATCAGATTTGAAAGCAATG CGTGTTGATACAACGGTTCTTGGGTTATCTCCCGAAGAAGCAAAGGAACAGCCTTATATTGCATCTATGGGTGTCTACGTGTTTAGAACCGAGACCCTACTTGAACTATTAAAATTGAACGGTTCTACTTGCAATGACTTCGGATCTGAAATTATCCCGTCAGCTGTTAACGGGCACAATGTCCAG GCCTTTTTGTTCAATGACTACTGGGAAGATATTGGAACCATAAAGTCCTTCTTTGACGCAAATCTGGCCCTAACAGAACCG TATCCAAAGTTTCAATTCTATGATCCAAAGACACCTTTCTTCACTTCCCCAAGATTCCTACCACCCACTAAAGTAGAAAAATGCAAG ATTGTGGATGCAATTATTTCTCATGGTTGCTTCTTGAGAGAATGTAGTGTTCAACATTCTATTGTTGGAATCCGCTCCCGTTTGGAGTCTGGTGTGGAGCTTCAG GATACCATGATGATGGGTGCTGACTACTATCAAACTGAGGCTGAAATTGCATCTCTGCTGGCAGAAGGAAATGTCCCAATTGGTGTTGGAGAAAATACCAAAATCAG GAATTGTATCATCGATAAGAATGCAAAAATCGGAAGAAATGTTATCATTACAAATGCGGAT GGTGTTGAAGAAGCAGATAAAACTAAAGAAGGATTATACATTAGGTCCGGCATCACTGTTATTTTGAAGAATGCAACTATTAAAGACGGAACAGTTATCTGA